The Gemmatimonadaceae bacterium genome contains a region encoding:
- a CDS encoding HD domain-containing phosphohydrolase: MSAQSTAFPLPLSGAAAHLVVEAETAERAGNRELARLLYDRALRLLRESRAASTILRRIARSYCDDGQLDVALDCLDAALGSAEAHGALADIAHAKNLAGNILLTRGDYAAAEPMYARALSLAVETGERQLEAMVAQNLGVIASMRGDLPAALEHYATSLVVYRTLGMQRQVGHALNNMALVYTHLGRLDEAQAAYDEAIVLCRAAGDVPHRLLALTNAARLHLVRGDLNAADALCQSILPEAIEANDDRALGETYKHLGVIARARGDFESAERHFAAAYDNAIRREDLLLAGETARDQAELFELLHKNRETLQALTQSHRLFTKLESQRNLAELQERVERLEERFYLVVARWASSIESKDNYLRGHCERVADYACALARDIGFDEITMFWFRIGALLHDVGKISVPTEILNKPGRLTPREREVMEGHAAAGAELLADIEFPWDILPMVRHHHERWDGAGYPDRIAGENIALAARIVCVADVFDALTTDRPYRAAFSRDEALTMMNNDRGKIFDPYLLTRFNRIVQEEAAAIPRRRRGRVSYGARRRGAGAPSSAA, translated from the coding sequence GTGAGCGCGCAGAGCACGGCGTTTCCCCTGCCCCTCAGCGGCGCGGCGGCGCATCTCGTCGTCGAAGCCGAAACCGCCGAGCGCGCGGGCAATCGAGAGCTCGCGCGACTTCTCTACGACCGCGCGCTGCGGCTGCTGCGCGAGAGCCGGGCGGCCTCGACGATTCTGCGGCGCATCGCCCGCTCGTATTGCGACGACGGCCAACTCGACGTCGCTCTGGACTGTCTCGACGCCGCGCTCGGCTCGGCCGAGGCGCACGGCGCGCTCGCGGACATCGCTCACGCGAAGAATCTCGCCGGCAACATCCTGCTGACTCGCGGCGATTACGCGGCGGCGGAACCGATGTACGCGCGCGCGCTTTCGTTGGCCGTCGAGACGGGGGAGCGCCAGCTCGAAGCCATGGTGGCGCAGAATCTCGGCGTCATCGCGAGCATGCGCGGCGACTTGCCCGCGGCGCTCGAGCACTACGCGACGAGCCTTGTCGTCTATCGGACGCTCGGGATGCAGCGGCAGGTCGGACACGCGCTCAACAACATGGCGCTCGTCTATACGCATCTCGGCCGGCTCGACGAAGCGCAGGCCGCATACGACGAGGCGATCGTGTTGTGCCGCGCGGCCGGCGACGTGCCGCACCGGCTATTGGCGCTGACCAACGCTGCCCGGCTGCACCTCGTGCGCGGCGACTTGAACGCCGCAGACGCGCTCTGCCAATCGATCCTTCCCGAGGCGATCGAAGCAAACGACGACCGCGCCCTCGGCGAGACGTACAAGCATCTGGGCGTCATCGCCCGCGCGCGCGGCGACTTCGAGAGCGCCGAGCGCCATTTCGCCGCCGCGTACGACAACGCGATACGCCGCGAGGATCTGCTGCTCGCCGGCGAGACGGCGCGCGACCAAGCCGAGTTGTTCGAGCTGTTGCACAAGAATCGCGAGACCTTGCAGGCTCTCACGCAATCGCACCGCCTGTTCACCAAGCTCGAGTCGCAGCGCAACCTCGCCGAGCTGCAGGAGCGGGTCGAGCGCCTCGAGGAGCGGTTCTACCTCGTCGTCGCGCGCTGGGCGAGCTCGATCGAATCGAAGGACAACTACCTGCGGGGCCACTGCGAGCGCGTCGCCGATTACGCGTGCGCGCTGGCGCGAGACATCGGGTTCGACGAGATCACGATGTTTTGGTTCCGCATCGGCGCGCTACTCCACGACGTGGGAAAGATCTCGGTGCCGACGGAGATCTTGAACAAGCCCGGCCGGCTCACGCCGCGTGAGCGCGAAGTGATGGAAGGCCACGCCGCCGCGGGCGCGGAGCTCCTCGCGGACATCGAATTTCCGTGGGACATCCTGCCGATGGTGCGCCACCACCACGAGCGGTGGGACGGCGCGGGATATCCGGACCGCATCGCCGGCGAGAACATCGCGCTCGCGGCGCGGATCGTGTGCGTCGCCGACGTGTTCGACGCGCTGACGACCGACCGACCCTACCGCGCCGCGTTCTCGCGCGACGAGGCGCTGACGATGATGAACAACGACCGCGGGAAAATCTTCGATCCGTACCTGTTGACGCGGTTCAACCGCATCGTTCAGGAAGAGGCGGCGGCTATTCCTCGCCGCCGCCGCGGTCGTGTATCGTACGGAGCTCGACGACGCGGAGCTGGCGCACCATCGTCGGCAGCCTGA
- a CDS encoding GreA/GreB family elongation factor — MIEELKQKLAAEAERLQYELNVTLPQEIRKAVELGDLRENSEYKAALERQQFVQARLGHLRERLSKLSAIDPSQIPSDRVGLGSKVVLEDQKAGGRETYYLVFGDAIEFEEGHVTMASPIGRALLGKAVGEVAYLRLPTMVRQLRVVELRTIHDRGGGEE, encoded by the coding sequence ATGATCGAAGAGCTGAAGCAAAAACTCGCCGCGGAAGCGGAACGGCTACAGTACGAGCTCAACGTCACGCTGCCGCAGGAAATTCGCAAAGCCGTCGAGCTCGGCGACCTCCGTGAGAACAGTGAATACAAGGCCGCGCTCGAGCGCCAGCAATTCGTGCAGGCGCGCCTCGGGCATTTGCGCGAGCGCCTGAGCAAGCTTTCGGCGATCGATCCGTCGCAGATCCCGTCGGACCGCGTGGGTTTGGGATCGAAGGTCGTGCTCGAGGATCAGAAAGCCGGCGGCCGCGAGACTTACTATCTGGTCTTCGGCGACGCGATCGAGTTCGAGGAGGGACACGTCACGATGGCGTCGCCCATCGGCCGGGCGCTGCTCGGCAAGGCCGTCGGCGAGGTGGCCTACCTCAGGCTGCCGACGATGGTGCGCCAGCTCCGCGTCGTCGAGCTCCGTACGATACACGACCGCGGCGGCGGCGAGGAATAG
- the speY gene encoding deoxyhypusine synthase yields MAKHSDNKPSAAGPKGAQKAAAEERERSGAKHEAREKSKYLRGPRIEPKAISGTETAADLIDNVFLAYNAARLREACGLFTKKMLDPDVTVGMTLTGALTPAGLGMAALIPLIESGFVDWIISTGANLYHDTHFGLGLAMHRGNPQESDVVLRDEGVVRIYDIFFDYDVLLSTDAFFRAVIQGPEFQRAMSSAEFHNLCGKYVRERERALAVGQKSLLSAAYNAGVPIYTSSPGDSSIGMNVAALALEGNKCTIDPNLDVNETASIVLDAKRSGGKSAVLICGGGSPKNFMLQTEPQIQEVLGIDEKGHDYFLQITDARPDTGGLSGATPAEAVSWGKIDPDRLPDAVVCYMDSTVALPLLTSYAKARHADRPLKRLYDRRDAMMERLRAEFARSSDASFASGAHAG; encoded by the coding sequence ATGGCGAAGCATTCCGACAACAAACCATCGGCCGCCGGCCCCAAGGGCGCGCAGAAGGCGGCCGCAGAGGAGCGCGAGCGCTCGGGCGCCAAGCACGAAGCGCGCGAGAAGAGCAAGTATCTCCGCGGGCCGCGCATCGAACCCAAGGCGATCAGCGGAACCGAAACAGCCGCGGATCTGATCGACAACGTGTTCCTCGCCTACAACGCGGCGCGCCTTCGAGAAGCGTGCGGACTGTTCACCAAAAAGATGCTCGATCCCGACGTCACGGTCGGCATGACGCTCACCGGGGCGCTCACGCCGGCGGGGCTCGGCATGGCGGCGCTCATTCCGCTCATCGAGAGCGGGTTCGTCGACTGGATCATCTCGACCGGCGCGAATCTCTATCACGACACGCACTTCGGTCTCGGGCTCGCGATGCACCGCGGGAATCCGCAGGAGTCGGACGTGGTGCTGCGCGACGAAGGCGTCGTGCGCATCTACGACATCTTCTTCGACTACGACGTGCTGCTGTCGACCGACGCCTTTTTTCGGGCCGTCATTCAAGGACCCGAGTTTCAGCGCGCGATGTCGAGCGCCGAGTTCCACAATCTGTGCGGCAAGTACGTGCGCGAACGGGAGCGAGCGCTCGCCGTCGGACAGAAGTCGTTGCTTTCCGCGGCGTACAACGCCGGCGTGCCGATCTACACCTCCTCGCCGGGCGATTCGTCGATCGGCATGAACGTCGCCGCGCTCGCGCTCGAGGGGAACAAGTGCACGATCGACCCGAACCTCGATGTGAACGAGACGGCGTCGATCGTGCTCGACGCCAAACGATCGGGCGGAAAGTCGGCCGTGCTCATCTGCGGCGGCGGCAGCCCGAAGAACTTCATGCTGCAGACCGAGCCGCAGATTCAGGAAGTGCTCGGCATCGACGAAAAGGGACACGACTATTTCCTGCAGATCACCGACGCGCGTCCCGACACGGGCGGCCTCTCCGGCGCCACGCCCGCCGAAGCCGTGAGCTGGGGCAAGATCGATCCCGATCGATTGCCCGACGCCGTCGTGTGCTACATGGACTCGACCGTCGCGCTGCCGCTGCTCACGTCGTACGCCAAGGCGCGGCACGCGGACCGCCCGCTCAAGCGCTTGTACGATCGGCGCGACGCCATGATGGAGCGTTTGCGCGCCGAGTTCGCCCGGTCGTCCGACGCGTCGTTTGCCAGCGGCGCGCACGCGGGATAA
- a CDS encoding TIGR00730 family Rossman fold protein: protein MVDDAIRTYIPPVTEDEKLLQSGSSRDDFTRTDPWRVMRIMGEFIEGFDNLAHVTKGVTIFGSARTHPDDPQYQAAQEVARLLAEAGFAIITGAGPGIMEAANKGAKQGGGTSIGCNIELPFEQGANPYLDTLINFRYFFVRKTMFIKYSNAFIIFPGGYGTLDEAFEALTLIQTGKIYQFPVVMFGRHYWAGLIRWIQSRVLGEAKISPGDLDLILLTDDPQEAAHAVIQAWEAQNGGGR, encoded by the coding sequence ATGGTCGACGACGCGATTCGCACGTACATCCCGCCGGTCACGGAAGACGAGAAGCTCCTGCAATCGGGAAGCAGCCGCGACGATTTCACCCGCACGGATCCGTGGCGTGTGATGCGGATCATGGGCGAGTTCATCGAAGGGTTCGACAACCTCGCGCACGTGACCAAAGGGGTGACGATCTTCGGCTCGGCGCGCACGCATCCCGACGACCCGCAGTACCAGGCGGCGCAGGAAGTCGCGCGTCTGCTCGCCGAGGCAGGGTTCGCGATCATCACCGGCGCGGGTCCGGGGATCATGGAAGCGGCGAACAAAGGCGCCAAGCAGGGGGGCGGCACGTCGATCGGCTGCAACATCGAGCTGCCGTTCGAGCAGGGCGCGAACCCGTATCTCGATACGCTCATCAACTTCCGCTACTTCTTCGTGCGGAAGACGATGTTCATCAAATACTCGAACGCGTTCATCATCTTCCCGGGCGGGTACGGCACGCTCGACGAAGCCTTCGAGGCGCTGACGCTGATCCAGACCGGCAAGATCTATCAATTCCCGGTCGTGATGTTCGGCCGACACTACTGGGCCGGGCTGATCCGCTGGATCCAGTCGCGCGTGTTGGGCGAAGCGAAAATCTCACCGGGAGACCTGGATTTGATTTTGCTCACCGACGACCCCCAAGAAGCCGCGCACGCCGTGATTCAGGCGTGGGAAGCGCAAAACGGGGGGGGACGCTGA
- a CDS encoding alkaline phosphatase family protein, whose protein sequence is MSVVILLADGARPDTLAAALDSGALPALARLRAEGGLHTVTSCFPSVTGPAYAPFLMGRFPGPVGLPGLRWFDRDRTACTFPDYSRSYVGYQMSAVNRDVDASAPTIFELTGTSLGALSVITRGLPPRQRIGSITPRSALRAARTHFSGDLAGWLEIDRIAADQFVRRLRVEQPDFAFAALTGVDKVSHSRGQSSPLTIDALRIVDATAARIRDDAERSARWDDMHLWIVSDHGHSRVTSHEDLTGVIEAIGHRTMSHPWVVTLGAEVAVMVSGNAMAHLYCDVRARARPSVDASRWRALCDALLARRSVDLLAVRRGDRVIVRSADRGDAAVWRTERGFHYTRESGDPLGVGQDVCGASDDEAYDLTIDTDYPDSIVQVVHLVSSPRSGDIVLSAARDWDFRARYEPIRHVSSHGALHREHMLVPLLTNRPLPDAPRRTVDVMPSALAALGAPMPPILDGRSFLSAPSSQTVSVFPPE, encoded by the coding sequence GTGTCAGTCGTCATTCTCCTCGCCGATGGCGCGCGTCCGGATACGCTCGCGGCCGCGCTCGATTCGGGCGCGTTGCCGGCGCTTGCCCGTCTCCGTGCCGAAGGCGGGCTCCACACGGTCACGTCGTGCTTCCCCTCGGTGACCGGGCCCGCCTATGCCCCGTTCCTCATGGGCCGTTTTCCCGGCCCGGTCGGCTTGCCGGGACTTCGCTGGTTCGACCGCGACCGGACGGCCTGCACGTTCCCCGACTACTCGCGCAGCTACGTCGGCTATCAAATGAGTGCGGTGAACCGGGACGTGGACGCTTCGGCGCCGACGATCTTCGAGCTCACCGGTACGAGTTTAGGAGCGCTGAGCGTCATCACGCGGGGACTGCCGCCTCGCCAGCGCATCGGTTCGATCACGCCGCGTTCTGCCCTGCGGGCGGCACGCACCCACTTTTCGGGCGACCTCGCGGGGTGGCTCGAGATCGACCGCATCGCCGCCGACCAGTTCGTGCGCCGCCTCCGCGTCGAGCAGCCGGACTTCGCATTTGCCGCGCTCACTGGCGTCGACAAGGTCTCGCACTCGCGGGGGCAGAGCTCGCCGCTGACGATCGATGCCCTCCGCATCGTCGACGCGACCGCCGCGCGCATTCGCGACGACGCCGAGCGAAGCGCACGCTGGGACGACATGCATCTGTGGATCGTGAGCGACCACGGACACTCGCGCGTCACGTCGCACGAGGATCTCACCGGCGTCATCGAGGCGATCGGCCATCGCACCATGTCGCACCCCTGGGTCGTGACGCTCGGCGCCGAAGTCGCGGTGATGGTGAGCGGCAACGCCATGGCGCATTTGTACTGCGACGTCCGGGCACGCGCGCGTCCCTCGGTCGACGCGTCACGCTGGCGCGCGTTGTGTGATGCGCTCCTTGCCCGTCGCTCGGTCGACCTACTCGCCGTGCGTCGCGGCGACCGCGTCATCGTGCGATCGGCCGACCGAGGCGATGCCGCCGTTTGGCGAACGGAGCGCGGATTCCACTACACGCGCGAATCGGGTGATCCACTCGGTGTCGGCCAGGACGTCTGCGGCGCTTCGGACGACGAGGCGTACGATCTCACGATCGACACCGACTATCCGGATTCGATCGTCCAGGTCGTTCACCTCGTTTCGTCGCCGCGGTCGGGCGACATCGTACTCTCGGCGGCGCGCGATTGGGATTTTCGTGCGCGCTACGAACCGATTCGCCACGTGAGCTCGCACGGCGCGCTGCACCGAGAGCACATGCTGGTGCCGCTGCTCACGAATCGTCCCTTGCCAGACGCGCCGCGGCGGACCGTGGATGTGATGCCCAGCGCGTTAGCCGCGCTCGGCGCGCCGATGCCGCCGATTCTCGATGGACGGTCGTTCCTCAGTGCACCATCGTCGCAAACTGTTTCGGTATTCCCACCTGAATGA
- a CDS encoding multicopper oxidase domain-containing protein, whose amino-acid sequence MRKQTWISATLGATALLGGLALLTGARRHSTVDRVDFDTLRRATSPVYDPRLAPASDADIKQFRVPIKDAIVEISNGVAYQGWTFGGTVPGPVLRVRQGDSVRVTVVNESPMPHSIDFHAARIPPNVAYRMILPKDSVSFEFLARDAGAFMVHCGTPPVLMHLMQGMYFPIIVDPKGGWGTQADKEYVLVQSEFYAKPGDTAKAGGVMVPMQPDWQAATSRNPSQVVFNGRAFQYKDHPIKVDAGDRVRFFVVNAGPTFNSDFHVVGAVFDRVYPDGNPAHALTGVQTYTVPAGGGVVFEAVFDGGEGLYPFVTHSFADAEKGAVGIIQVGIPKQFATMVH is encoded by the coding sequence ATGCGGAAGCAAACCTGGATTTCAGCCACCCTCGGCGCCACGGCACTCCTTGGCGGTCTAGCCCTTCTCACCGGCGCGCGGCGTCACTCGACGGTCGATCGCGTCGACTTCGACACCCTGCGGCGTGCGACGAGCCCTGTCTACGATCCGCGACTCGCGCCTGCGAGCGACGCCGACATCAAGCAGTTCCGCGTTCCCATCAAGGACGCCATCGTCGAGATCTCGAACGGCGTGGCGTATCAGGGTTGGACGTTCGGCGGTACGGTGCCGGGTCCGGTGCTGCGCGTGCGACAGGGGGACTCGGTGAGGGTCACCGTGGTGAACGAGTCGCCGATGCCGCATTCGATCGACTTTCACGCCGCGCGCATTCCGCCCAACGTCGCCTATCGGATGATCCTGCCCAAGGACTCGGTGTCGTTCGAGTTTCTCGCGCGTGATGCTGGCGCGTTCATGGTTCACTGCGGCACGCCCCCGGTGCTCATGCACCTCATGCAAGGCATGTATTTCCCGATCATCGTCGATCCGAAGGGTGGCTGGGGCACGCAGGCTGACAAGGAGTACGTGCTCGTGCAGAGCGAGTTCTACGCGAAGCCGGGCGACACGGCCAAAGCCGGCGGCGTGATGGTGCCGATGCAGCCCGATTGGCAAGCAGCGACGTCGCGCAACCCGTCGCAGGTAGTGTTCAACGGCCGCGCGTTTCAGTACAAGGATCATCCGATCAAGGTCGACGCAGGCGATCGCGTGCGATTCTTCGTCGTCAACGCGGGGCCGACGTTCAACAGCGATTTCCATGTCGTCGGTGCGGTGTTCGACCGTGTGTATCCCGACGGAAATCCGGCCCACGCGCTCACTGGCGTTCAGACCTATACGGTGCCGGCGGGCGGCGGTGTGGTGTTCGAGGCGGTCTTTGACGGCGGCGAGGGGCTCTACCCCTTCGTGACGCATAGCTTCGCGGACGCCGAAAAGGGCGCGGTCGGAATCATTCAGGTGGGAATACCGAAACAGTTTGCGACGATGGTGCACTGA
- the queG gene encoding tRNA epoxyqueuosine(34) reductase QueG: MIESLIKAQAYGLGFDLVGIAKLGPAETAPAFDAWLERGYEGEMAYMSRTAAKRRDSRLPFPTAKSAIVVGMDYGGREPSGPVARYARGDDYHEVLLERLQSLHHFVEAAVGSRVTGKAYVDTGPILERDLGRRAGLGWFGKNTMLINPQRGSFFFLAELVLDLELDPDAPFASDHCGTCRRCIDACPTGAIVEERVLDSNRCISYLTIEIKGEIPGEWHAAIGGHVYGCDVCQEVCPWNEKFSVPVREDAFRTRTALEGRDAPALAREILSTDDEHFRSAFRASPMKRAKLRGLRRNAAIVLGNVVGADG; the protein is encoded by the coding sequence ATGATCGAATCGCTGATCAAGGCACAGGCGTACGGCCTTGGCTTCGACCTCGTCGGCATCGCCAAGCTCGGCCCCGCGGAGACCGCGCCGGCCTTCGACGCGTGGCTCGAGCGCGGCTACGAGGGCGAGATGGCGTACATGTCACGGACCGCGGCCAAGCGACGCGACTCGCGCTTGCCATTTCCGACGGCCAAGAGCGCGATCGTCGTCGGAATGGACTACGGCGGACGCGAGCCCTCCGGTCCCGTCGCACGGTACGCGCGCGGCGACGACTACCATGAAGTGCTGCTCGAGCGTCTTCAATCCCTGCACCATTTTGTCGAAGCGGCGGTCGGCTCTCGCGTCACGGGGAAAGCGTACGTCGACACCGGTCCGATCCTCGAGCGCGATCTCGGACGACGCGCCGGACTCGGCTGGTTCGGCAAGAACACGATGCTGATCAACCCGCAGCGCGGGTCGTTCTTTTTTCTCGCCGAATTGGTGCTGGATCTCGAGCTCGACCCCGACGCGCCGTTCGCGAGCGATCATTGTGGCACGTGCCGCCGGTGCATCGATGCCTGTCCGACGGGCGCGATCGTCGAAGAGCGTGTGCTCGATTCGAACCGGTGCATCTCGTATCTCACGATCGAGATCAAGGGCGAGATTCCGGGGGAATGGCATGCGGCCATCGGGGGCCACGTGTACGGGTGCGACGTGTGCCAGGAAGTGTGTCCGTGGAATGAGAAGTTCTCGGTGCCGGTACGCGAGGACGCGTTTCGGACGCGCACAGCGCTCGAAGGTCGGGACGCTCCCGCGCTGGCGCGAGAGATTCTTTCGACGGACGACGAGCATTTTCGCAGCGCGTTCAGAGCGTCGCCAATGAAGCGCGCCAAGTTGCGGGGGTTACGGCGGAACGCGGCCATCGTGCTCGGGAACGTCGTCGGGGCGGACGGTTAG
- a CDS encoding LLM class flavin-dependent oxidoreductase produces the protein MEDTEHSRNTSSIELGLDTFGDVTRGADGKLLSHAQTIRDVIDEAVLADEVGADFIGVGEHHRDDFSISAPEVVLAAIAGRTRRIKLGSAVTVLSSDDPVRVFERFATLDAASNGRAEVILGRGSFTESFPLFGYPLSKYEVLFEEKLELFAALLHYDRTGEPVSWEGSTRASLEKTRVFPTTEHGLKVWIGVGGSPESVVRAARYRLPLTLAIIGGDPRRFKPFIQLYTQALTQMNAPMLPVGVHSPGHVADTDEQAREAMWPAFKAMHDRIGAERGWGPISRAQFEQEVERGSLYVGSPETVAGKIVGTARALGIERFDMKYSAGTLPHDKMMRSIELYGRSVIPRVRELLR, from the coding sequence ATGGAAGACACCGAACATTCGCGAAACACATCCTCGATCGAGCTCGGGCTCGACACCTTCGGCGACGTCACGCGTGGCGCGGACGGCAAGCTCCTCTCCCACGCGCAGACGATCCGCGACGTCATCGACGAAGCCGTGCTCGCCGACGAGGTGGGCGCCGACTTCATCGGCGTCGGCGAGCACCACCGCGACGACTTTTCGATCTCGGCCCCCGAAGTCGTTCTAGCGGCGATCGCCGGACGCACGCGCCGCATCAAGCTCGGCTCAGCCGTGACGGTGCTCAGCTCCGACGACCCGGTGCGCGTTTTCGAGCGCTTCGCCACGCTCGACGCCGCGTCGAACGGCCGCGCCGAGGTGATCCTCGGCCGCGGATCGTTCACCGAGTCGTTTCCGCTGTTTGGGTATCCGCTCTCGAAATACGAGGTGCTATTCGAGGAGAAGCTCGAGCTGTTCGCCGCGCTGCTGCACTACGACCGCACCGGCGAGCCGGTGAGCTGGGAGGGTTCGACCCGCGCGTCGCTGGAGAAGACGCGCGTATTTCCGACGACCGAACACGGACTCAAGGTTTGGATCGGAGTCGGCGGCAGCCCGGAATCGGTCGTGCGTGCGGCGCGCTATCGGCTTCCGCTCACGCTGGCGATCATCGGCGGCGATCCGCGGCGGTTCAAGCCGTTCATACAGCTGTACACCCAGGCGCTCACACAAATGAACGCGCCCATGCTGCCCGTCGGCGTGCACTCGCCGGGACACGTCGCGGATACCGACGAGCAGGCTCGCGAGGCGATGTGGCCCGCGTTCAAGGCGATGCACGACCGCATCGGCGCGGAACGCGGGTGGGGGCCGATCAGTCGCGCGCAGTTCGAGCAGGAGGTCGAACGTGGCTCGCTGTACGTCGGATCGCCGGAAACCGTCGCCGGCAAGATCGTCGGCACCGCGCGCGCGCTCGGAATCGAGCGATTCGACATGAAGTACAGTGCGGGCACGCTGCCGCACGACAAGATGATGCGCAGCATCGAGCTGTACGGACGCTCGGTGATCCCGCGCGTGCGCGAGCTGCTCCGCTGA